From the genome of Tsukamurella pulmonis:
GGGCGATGTCCTTCGGGTCGCGGCCGATGCGCTCGCAGGCGCGCGCGAGCACGCCGGCCTTGTGCCGGTAGGTCTCGAGGTCCACGAAGTAGTGCCACACCGAGGCGTACTGCGCGACCAGCGGCAGCGTCTTCTTCTCGCCGCCACCGCCGATGAGGATCGGGATGTCCCGGGTGGGAGCGGGATTGAGCTTGCTCCAGCGCTCGGTGATGCGCGGCAGCGCCGCGCCGAGGTCGTCGAGACGCGAGCCGGCGGTGCCGAACTCGTAGCCGTACTCGTCGTAGTCGCGCTGGAACCAACCGGAGCCGATCCCCAGGATCAGGCGCCCGTTCGAGATGTGGTCGACGGTGCGCGCCATGTCGGCGAGCAGGTCCGGGTTGCGGTAGCTGTTGCAGGTGACCAGCGCGCCGAACTCGATGCGGGAGGTCTGCTCCGCCCAGGCGGCGAGCATCGTCCAGCACTCGAGGTGCGTGCCGTCCGGGTCGCCGGAGAGCGGGAAGAAGTGGTCCCAGTTGTAGACCACGTCCACGCCCAGGTCCTCGAGCGTGGCGACGGCGTCGCGCAGCTGCTGGTACTCGGTGAAGTGCTGGGGCTGAAGTTGGACTCCGATGCGCATGCCGTCGACGCTACTCAGCGCTCCGCCGGCGCGCTGGCCGAACCGGGAAGCACCACCACGACCAGCGCGAACGCCGCGACGACGGCGACCGAGACCGCGACCACCAGCCCGGCCCACCCGAGCGCGGCGAAGGCGGCGCCGCCGGATGCCCCGAGCACCGACGAGCCGGCGTAGTAGCAGAACAGGTACCCGGAGGAGGCCTCGGCGCGGTGCTCGGTCGCGAGCAGGCCGACCCACCCGCTGGCGACGCTGTGCGCCGCGAAGAAGCCCGCGGTGAAGACCACCATGCCCGCGAGCACGGCGGGGGTCGAGTCCGGCAGCGTGACGAGCAGGCCGGCGCCCATCGTCGTGACGGAGCCGAGCAGCACGCGCCGTCGCCCGATCCGGTCGGCGAGCCGGCCGGCCCGCCCCGAGGACCAGGTGCCCGCGAGGTAGATGAGGAAGACCAGTCCCACCACGGCGGGCGCGAGTGCGAAGGGCTCGGCGAGCAGCCGGAAGCCGAGGAAGTTGTAGACGCTGACGAAGCCGCCCATCAGTAGGAAGGCGAGCACGAAGAGCGTCGCGAGCTCCGGCCGGCGCAGGTGACCGAGCATGCCGCGCACCGTGGTTCGCACCGAGACCGGGACGGGCTCGTGGAAGCGCGACGGGGGCAGGGTGCGGATCATCACGACGGTGAGCACGGCCGCGGCGATCGCGAACAGCTCCATGGCGCCGCGCCACGGCAGCACGTCGAGGCCGACGGCCGTCACCACGCGGCCGAGCAGCCCGCCGATGGTGGTGCCCGCGATGTAGCGGCCCATCGCTCCGCCGAGGTCGCGCCCGTCGACCTCCTCCGCGAGGTAGGCCATGGCCACCGCGGGGACGCCGGCCAGCGCGATCCCCTGCAGCGCGCGCAGGACGAGCAGCACGGGCAGCGTGGGCGCGAGCGGGATGAGCAGGCCGAGGACGACGGCGGCGACCGCGGACACCGTCATCACCCGGGTCCGGCCGAAGCGCTCCGAGAGCGCGCTGACGGGGATGATGGCGAGGGCGAGCAGGCCCGTGGTCACCGAGACCGCGAGCGCCGAGACCGCGGGGGCCGCGCCGAAGACGCGGGTCAGCTCCGGGAGCACCGCCTGCGTCGAGTACATCGAGCCGAAGGTGGTCAGGCCCGCCACGAACAGGGCCAGGGTGGTGCGACGGTACGCGGGCGTCCCCGCGCGCAGCGGCGCGGTCCGGGGGCTGTCGACGGTGGCGCTCATGGGTTCACCGTGCTCCCCGATCGTCGATGTGTGAAATGCATTGATCATCAAATCTTGATAGAAACAACGCATGACCGCAGATGGCAGGCCCGGATCGAGCGCCTCGGACGATCTCGTGCGGTTCATCACGCTGGCCGAGACCGCCCACATGACCGACGCCGCGGCCGCGCTGCGGATCACCCAGCCCACGCTCTCGCGCACCCTCGCGCGCCTGGAGGCGGACCTCGGTGCGCCCCTGTTCGACCGCCGGCACGGGCGCCTGGTGCTCAACGCGAGCGGCGAGATCTACCTCGACCACGCGCGGCGCGCGCACGCCGAGTTGGAGGCCGCCCGCGCGCAGATCGCCGACCTGCGGAGCCCGTCGCAGGGCACCATCCGGCTGTCGTTCCTGCACTCCTTCGGGGTCGCGCTCGTGCCGCGACTGGTCTCCGGGTTCCGCGAGCGCGAGCCGCGGGTGAGCTTCGCGCTCTCGCAGTTCGCCGCCGGCACCGTGACCGAGCGGGTCCTCGCCGACGAGGCGGACCTCGCCATCGTCTCGCCGCGGCCGGCCACGAGCGCCGTCGCCTTCGGCCTGCTCGCCGTGCAACGGCTGGCCCTCGCGGTGCCCGCCGGGCATCCGCTGGCGGGCCGGGCGTCCGTGCACCTGTCGGAGGCCGCGGACGCGGACTTCATCACGATGCACCCCGAGTTCGGCCTGCGTCGCATCCTCGAGGAGCGCTGCGCCGCTGCGGGTTTCCGACCGCGGATCGCCTTCGAATCGTCCGAGTCGTTCACCGTCGCGGGCCTCGTGGCGGCGGGGCTCGGGGTCGCGCTGCTACCCGTCGACCAGGATCCGCTCTGGCCACCCGGAATGGTGCTGGTCCCCATGTCGGGGCCGGCGCCCACGCGGGAGGTGGGGCTCATCTGGCGCCCCGACACGGCGCTCCCCCGCGCGGTGCGCGCCTTCCGGGATTACGCGCTCGCGCAGGCGGAGTGACCGCTCACCGTCGAACCGCGACGGCGAAGATGCGGCGGAACGGGAGCACCGTCCCGAAATCCTGTGGCGGATAGGCGATGTTCAGCTCCGCCTTGTACCGGGTGACGAAGTCCTCGCGCTCGGCACCGTGGAGCCGCGCGAGCACGGGCCGGGCGCCGGTGCCGGAGATCCACTCGAAGACCGCATCCTCGCCCTGCAGCACGTGCAGGTAGGTGCTCTCCCAGACGTCCACCTCCCACCCCGGTCGCAGCAGCGCCGCAAGGTATTCGGCCGGGGCGCGGACGTCGATGCGGCGGAAGTCGGTGACGCCGTGCTCCGCCGCCAGGCGCCACAGCAGCGCGTGCGAGGGGGCGTCCTGATTGCCCGGCACCTGGAACGCGAAGGCGTGGGCGGCACCGTCGGCGGCGGCGGGCAGCAGATCGATGTGCCGGTCGACCCACTGGTACATCGCGTTGGAGACGATCACGTCGGGCCGCTCGCCCGCGGGACGCCAGGCGGCGGCGTCGCCGATCTCGAAGCTCGTGCGCGGGTCGGCGACCTCGGCGCGGGCGCGCTCGATCATCTCCGCGCTGGAGTCGACGCCGTGGATCGTCGCCTCCGGCCAGCGGGCGCGCAGGGGCGCGACGTCGTTGCCCGGGCCGCAGCCCAGATCGACGACGGTGCGGGCCCCGCCGGGGATGCGCGCGAGCAGATCGAGGAACGGTCGCGTGCGCTCGTCGCCGAAACGGAGGTACTGGGATGGATCCCATCGGGACGAAGTCATACAATCATCCAATCAATTCCGGAGGAGAGGTGGACAGTGACCGAAACCGCGACGAGTGCGCCGCACGTGTTGAACATCGACCACGTGGACCTGATCCGCACCGGCCGTGCCCTCCTCGACGACGTCTCCCTCACCGTACGCCGAGGCGAGCACTGGGTACTCCTGGGCGCGAACGGCGCCGGCAAGTCCACGCTGCTGGGGCTGTGCGGCGCCGTCACCCACCCCACCCGCAGCACCGTCGACGTGCTGGGCAAGCGCCTCGGCCGGGTGGACATGCGCGAGCTGCGCACCCACATCGGGCACGTCAACCCGCGGCACCGCCTGGACGAGCCGCTGACGGTGCGCGACGTGGTGATCACGGGCGTGACCAACACGCCGGAGTTCCCGCCCCGCTGGGCGCCCACCGAGGCGCAGCGCTCCCGCGCGGAGGCGCTCGTCGAGACCCTCGGGATGTCGCGCCACATCGAATCGCGGTGGCCGACACTCTCGCAGGGCGAGCGCGGGCGCGCCCTCATCGCGCGCGCCCTGATGGGCGACCCCGCCCTGCTCCTGCTCGACGAGCCGGCGACGGGGCTCGATCTCGCCGCCCGCGAGCGCCTGCTGACCACGGTCGACGGTGCGCGGCGCGCCCACCCCGAGCTCGCCTCGATCCTCGTGACCCATCACCTCGAGGAGATCCCGACCACCACCACGCACGCTGTCCTCATCCGGGACGGGCGCATCACGGCGGCGGGGGCGGTCGACGACGTGCTCACCACCGAGGCGATCAGCCACGCCTTCGATCACCCGATCAGCATCACCCGGCAGGACGGCCGCTGGACGGCGCGGTCGTAGGCCGCACCGGTGCCGCGGTTCCGCCGCCCCGTCCTCAGAAGGGCGGGGGCGACAGCGGCGCTGTGGCGTCGTAGGTTTCGCCCGCGGCTTCGGCGGCGGCGCGTTCGCGTTCCCGGGCCCGGGCCTCGGCGTCCGCCCTCCGCCGGTCGCGGCGTTCGTGGCGCAACAGCCTGTTCCGAGCGCGGAGGGCACGACGGGCCTTGGCACGGCGCTTGGCGGCGGACGCCAGGCCGTCGGGGTTCTTCGGTGCCGCCGGGCCGGGGTCGGGGGCGTCCCAGATGATCCGTTCGAGTCCGGGCAGCAGCGCCCGGGACGCGCCGGGCGGGACGGTGTGGATTCCACCGGCGGGGTGCCGCCACTCGACGGTGCCGTCAGGGAGAACGTCGGAGATCCAGCCGGTCTCCGTCTTGATGCGGTGATGGAAGCCGCACAGGGGCACCAGGTTTCCGGGTGCGTCGCGGCCGGCCACGGTGGTCGCCCCGCCCTGAGAGGGATCGTCGTGGTCGTACTCGGCGACGTGGTCGGCCTGGCAGCGATCCGCCGGCGTGCTGCAGCCGGGGAAGACGCAGGTGGGGTAGGTCAGGCGCATGACCAGCAGTTGGTACCAGGTGGGCCGGTACCCGCCGGCGCCGCGGACATGGACCGCACCGGTGGCGGGGTCGCGGCGGCCGAGGACCCGCCACTGCGTCCGGGCACGGGCGATCATATCGCGCGCCCGCTCGACGGCGACCGGGCCGGTGATCCCGGGCTCCGCCGTGAGGATCACCGCGCCGCCACCGCCGCGATCCACGTCGTGCGCCGCGGTCGCGGGCTCGGATGCGGGGTCGGGTGCGGGTGCGGGGTCGGGTGCGGGCTCGGCCTTGTGCGCGGGCCCGGCCTTGTGCGCGGGATCGGGGAGGTGCGCGGGACCGGGCAGGTCGGTTTCGTTGAGGACGATCACCGCCAGGGCGGCGATCTCCTGCGACGCTGCGCCGCTGCGGGGCCGGGCCTCCCGCAGCTCGCACGACTCCGCGCCGCACCGACAGCCGAGCGTCTCGTAGCCCTCGGCGAGAGCGACGAGTGCGGCGACCTGCCGCTGCCCCAGCGTGCGGCCGTCGGCCCGGCACACCGACTGGGCGACCGGAGTCACGGCGGCTGCCAGGCGCAGTGCCTGATCCGTCGGCATTACGGCCTCGAGATCGACCAGACCGTCGGCGCGCGCGTGGAACTCGATCCGCTCACGCGGCTCCGACGGCGGCGTCTCGCGTGCGGCCGCGGGATCGAGCCCGACGAGGACCGACTTCGCCGCGTCCGCGACTGCCCGCACCGTGAGCGACTGCCCACTGCGGGCCGTGAGCCAGCCGGTGATCCGCTCGTCGAAGGCTCGCACGATCCGCTCGTCCAGAACCGCCGCCGACGACCGCAGCACCTCGCGCACCAGCGTCGGACTGACGGCACCGGTGGCGAACAGATCGAACAGACGCGGGCAGCGTTCCCGTAGATCCAGCCCGCGATGCACCGCCGAGCCCGCGGCCGTGCGGCCGGTGCCCAGCGCGGCACCGACCTCCGCGACCAACTCGTCCCAGTCGTCGACGAAGCGGCGGGAGGATTCCGCACGCACCTGCCGCGCGTCGTCCCGCAGCTGGTAGAGCCTGGTCAGCACTGCCGACCGCTCCGCCTCCAACCGGTTCTGCTCCACCGTCAGACCCCGAAGGCGCGCCACGGCGCCCGCCGCGCTCAACCCGGACACCGCACCGTCGAACACCGGGGGCAGCGGCGTGGACACCCGCCGGCCCAGAGTGAATGCGTCGTCCGAGTAGCTCATGCTTTCCATTTTATGGAGAGAAATCGAACGATGATAGGTCTTGACACCGTCTTTCTACGGTGACATCGCAACCTGATGATTCTTGTCAGTGGCCTGCGGTTGACTGGAGCCGTACCCGACCCCGTCAGGAGTTCTTCATGCCGTTCATGGCACCCCCGGCCGAGACGGAGCGCGCCGGCCTTCGCGGCTTCCTCACCCAGCAGCTCGACGGCCTGCGCCACACCGCCTTCGGCCTCACCGAGGAGCAGATCCGACTCGCACCCACCCGCAGCACGCTCAGCATCGGCGGGCTGCTCAAGCACGTCGCGCTCACCGTGGACGCCTGGTCCGCGCGTGCCGAGGCGGCACCGGAAGCGTTCCACGATCCGCGGCTCGACGCGATGGCCGAGGGCGACGACTTCCTGCTCGGCGCGGACGAGACGCTCGCGTCGCTGCTCGCCGCCCACGACGCCGCCGCGGCGCGCGTGCTCGCCGTCGCGGACTCGGCCGATCTCGACGCGGTGGCCCCCACGCGGCCGGCGCCGTGGTTCCCCGAAGGCTTCACGGGGTGGACGGTGCGCTGGATACTGCTGCACGTCATCGAGGAGGTCGCCCGCCACGCCGGCCACGCCGACATCATCCGCGAGCAGATCGACGGCGCCACCGGTCATCCGCTCATCGCCGCCGCGGAGGGACTGGGCGACCTGGGCTACGTCCGGCCCTGGACGCCGCCCGCGTGATTTCCGGTTGACTTCGAGTGCGCTCGAAGGCCTAGCGTTGCTCACGTGGTCGCACACACCGATGAACTCGCCGCCATCGTCCGCTCGCGCGGGCCGTTGCCCAACGCCGCCGCGATCCTCGCGGGGCCCGCACAGGAGGGACCGCTCACCGTCGCCGAACTGGCGGAGCTGGTGGGCATCACCGGCCACACGCTGCGCTACTACGAACGGATCGGACTCGTCACCGTCGACCGGGACGGCGCCGGGCACCGCCGGTACGGGCCCGAGGCGATCGCCCGCGTCATCTTCCTGACGCGGCTGCGCCTCTCGGGCATGCCGATCGCCGACATCACCGAGTACGTGCACCTCGTCGACGGCGGGGAGGCCACCGTGCCGGCCCGGCTCGCGCTGCTCACGGCGCACCGCGCGCGGACCGTCGCGCAGATCGAGGAACTGCAGTACTCGCTCGCGGTGATCGACTACAAGATCGCCACCTACGGCGGCGAGCTCGGCACCTGCGCCGGCGAGACCGCCGACGCCTTCGAATCCCACTCCCAGGAGGACTGACATGCTCCCCACCCGCACCCTCGGTGACCTGCGCGTCTCCGCCCTCGGCCTCGGCTGCATGGGCATGAGCCACGCCTACGGCACCCCCGACCTCGACGAGTCCCGCGCCACCCTGGACGCGGCGCTCGACGCCGGCGTCACGCTCTTCGACACCGCCGACATGTACGGCAACGGCGCCAACGAGGAGTTCCTCGGCCCGTTCGTGCGGGCGAATCGCGAGCGGATCGTGCTCGCCACCAAGTTCGGCTTCGTCAACGACGAGAACCAGCGGCCGATCGGCATCGACGGTCGTCCGGAGCGCGTCGCGGGTTGTGTCGACGCCTCGCTGCGCCGGCTCGGCGTGGACGTGATCGATCTGTACTACCTGCACCGCGTCGACCCGCAGGTCCCCGTCGAGGAGACCGTGGGCGCGATGGCGGAGCAGGTCGCGGCCGGGAAGGTGCGGGCGCTGGGCCTGTCGGAGGCGAGGGCCGACGACATCCGGCGGGCCGCCGCCGTGCACCCGATCGCGGCGCTGCAGTCCGAGTTCTCGATCTTCACCCGGGACGTCGAAGACGGTCCGCTGCAGGCCGCCCGCGAGGTCGGCGCCGGCCTGGTGCCCTTCAGCCCGCTCGGCCGGGGCCTGCTCACCGCCGACCGCAAGGCCGTGGCGGCGGCGTTGGACGGGAACGACTTCCGGAACTCGATCCCCCGCTGGCAGGGCGAGAACCTGGAGGCGAACCTGCGGCTCGTCGACCGGATCGACGCCGTCGCGGCCGAGCTCTCGTCGTCCGGTTCGACGGTGACCGCCGCCCAGGTCGCGCTCGCGTGGGTGCTGGCGCAGGGGGACGACATCGTCCCGATCCCCGGCACCACGCGCCGCAAGCACCTCGCGGACAACCTCGGCGCCGCGGACGTCACGCTCAGCGGGGCGCAGCTCGCCGAACTGACGGAGCTCTCCGCCGTCGGCAGTCGCCTGCCGCAGCGCACGCTGCAGCAGCGCTGATCAGCGCGCGAACCAACCGTCCGACAAGGCGCCACCAAGGGTTTCGGTTGATCGTGGATGTCAGCAGGGAGGTGCCCTGCGGGAATCCGGGAGAGGCCGATGCATCCACACGTGATGAAGGAGACGCAGCGCGCGACGGGACAGATCGTGCTTCACTGCCGGCGCGGCCGGCAGGGCTTCTGGCAGCGGTTTGACACCGTCGATCGGATCGTCGACTTCTTCTGGACCCGCAACCCGCTCGACCTGATCCCCTGGCTGGAATTCAACGGCCCGGAGGTCTGGGCCACCGTGGACGGCCTGGTCAAGCAGTGGCCGGTGATGACGATGTGGCGAACGAACACGCTGACGGTGGAGGCGGGCGATCGACTGCTGCGCGTTGCCTGTAACACGGACAAGGCCACCTTCACCTGGCTCTACCTGCCCGTGCGCGTGCTCCCGGGGCAGACGGTGACCGTCTACTACACCGCGCCGCGCGCGAAGGGCGTACCCGCCACACTCGGCTTCGCGCCGTCCTGACGCGCCGCTGCTCAGCCGGCGCGACCGGCGAGGCCCGCAAGCTGGTCCCGCCACCACTGCGCGAACCGGAGCGAGAAGACGGGGAGCGGGAAGCCGTGCCGCGCCGCGTTCTCCGGCGGGATGGTGTCCCAGCCGAAGTGCTGGACCGTCACGCGGGTGGACGGCGGTTCGGCCTGCACCGCGGCGAAGGACACGTGCAGCTCGGTGTCCTGGTCCGGCGTGAATCCGGCTTGGCGCCAGCCGATCACGAAGCCGTGCGGCGGGTCCCAGGCGTGCACGGTGCCGATCACGAACTCGGTGCCGTCGTCGTACCGCTCCACCAGCCGGCCGGACGGCCCGGTCTCGAAGACCATCGTGCCGGTGCGGCCGCGGGTGAATTGGAACAGCCCGTTGTGCACCCACCAGTCGTCGATCCGGTCGGTGAAGGTCGCGAAGGCCCGCTCCGGCGTCGCGGGCACGCGGAGCGCGACCAGCACACGAGAGGCGTCGGGCGGCGTCACGATTCCTCCGCGAGCAGATCCTGGAAGGCCGTGAGCTGCTGCGCCCAGCCGCGTTCGGCGGCCTCGAGCCAGCCGCGCAGCTCGGCCATCGGCGCCGAGCGCAGCGTGTAGATCCGCACGCGCGCATCGTGCGCGGGGTGCTCCTCGGTCACCAGCCCGGACGTGCGCAGCACGCGCAGGTGCTTGCTCAGCGTCGACGGGCTGGCCCCGGTCTCCTCCGCGAGTTCCCCCGGCCGGCGGGGCCCGTCCGCGAGGAGTTCGACGACGCGGCGCCGCACCGGATCCGACAGCGCGGCGAGGGTCGCGTCCAGCTGGGGCGCCGTCACGACCAGTTCTTCGCCCGGATCGACGTACCGATGGCGGCCTCCGCCTCGGATCGACTGACGTCACGGAGGTGCTGCGCGAAGGTCCACACGTGGCCGTCGAGGTCGGCCGCCCGGTAGGTGCGGTCGCCGTAGAACTGGTCCTCCGGCTCCTGGACGATCGTCGCACCGGCGGCGCGCGCCCGTTCGCAATGCGCGTCGATGTCGCCGTCGAGTTGGATGTGGAGCGACTGGGTGTTCACGCCGCCGACGCTGGCGGGGCTCCTCGCGGAGTCGCTCCACTCCGAGCCGACCATGATCCGACCGCCGCCGCAGTCCATCTCGTAGTGGCCCATCGTCGGCTGGTCCGGCGGCGGATCGATCGCCATCGTCGTCTCGAACGCGAACGCCTTCTCGAGCCACTCCAGGGCGGTCGGGGCGTCACGGTAGATCACTGCTGCTGCGAGGTTGTTGTCATCCATACCTCGCAATTATTTCCCATTTTGGAAAATAGTCAAGCCCTCGCGGCCGCCCGATCGGGAGCGGTCCACCGCGCGACTGCGGCCAGGACGGCCGCGGCGACCAGGACGCCGCCCGCGGTGAGGAAGGCGGCGTCGTAGCCGTCCCCGAGCATCGGCGCGACGACCAGCGGGCCCACGATCTGACCGATGCCGTAGGCCGCGGTGAGCACGGCGGCGGACCGCGGGATGCCGATCCGCGCGCCCGCCTCCATCGACAGCATCACCGCGCCGATGAAGGTGCCGCCGAACAGCACCGCCGAGACGGCGGCGGCCGCGGGTCCGCGGACCAGGGCGGGCAGCACCGCGGAGACGACCTGCAGCAGCAGCGCGATCACCAGCAGGCTCTCGGCGGAGCGGAACCGGCGCAGGCGCGCCCAGAGCAGCGGCGAGATCGCGGCGGCGAGGCCGACGATCACCCACGCCGCCGGGCCCTCCCAGGACTCGCCGCCCGCCGCGACCGCGGCCACCAGGAACGTGCCGAGCACGATGTAGCCGACGCCCTCGAGGAAGTAGCTGGTCCCGAGCGCCCAGCCGGCGATGCCGGGCCGGGGCGGGGCGGCACCGTCGGAGCGCGGCGCGGCGGTCGCGGCACCGGGCGGGAGCCGCCACGCGAAGAGGCCGAACAGCGCCGTCGCCAGGGCGGACACCCACCACAGGGCGCGCCAGCCCACCACCTCGCCCAGCCCGACCACGAGCAGTCCCGACGCGGCGATGCCGACGCCGACGCCGCAGAAGGCGATCCCGGCGGCGGCGGTCCCCGCGACCGCGTTCGCGCAGTAGACGAAGACCACCGCGCTGGCGAGCCCCGCGATCAGGCGCACCACCGACCACAGCGGCACGTTCACGGCGAGCACCATCGCGACCTCGCTGGCGACCAGCGCGAGCAGCGAGGCCCGCAGCAACAGCGTGCTGCGGGCCAGGCGCGGCCAGATCGCGAGCGCCAGCGCGCCGAGGAAGTAGCCGAGGTAGTTGAACGTGGCGACGATCGCGGTGGAGCTCGGCGACATGCCGGTCTGCTCCTGCATGAGCGGGAGGATCGGCGTGTAGACGAACCGCCCCAATCCCATCGCGGCCGCGAGCCCGGCCAGTGCACCGAAACCGAGCTGCCGCGTAGTCACTACGCGATTCTAACGAGCCGCCTCGCGCTGCTTCGCGGGGAGGAGCAGGGAGATGGCGAAGGCCGCCGCCACCAGGCCGGCGCTGACCAGCAGGGCCGCGCGGTAGCCGGGGAACACGCCGCCGTCGCCGCCCAGCGCCGCGGCGACGGTGACCAGGATCGCCAGGCCCAGGGCCCCGCCGACCTGGCGGAAGGTGTTGAGCACGCCCGAGACCATGCCCGCCGCCGACGGTGCGACCGCCGCCGTCGCGATGTTCGGCAGCGGCAGGAAGACCAGGCCGATGCCCACCGAGGTCACCAGCGACGGGAGCAGCACCGCGGTGAGGAAGTCGCCGTCGGCCGGCAACGGTGCGAACAGCAGGAATCCGACGGTGGCCAGCGCCGTGCCGATCGCCACCACGGCGCGGGCGCCGATCTTCGATACCAGGCGCGTTGCGAGCTGCACCGCGACGATGATGCCGAAGGAGAAGGGCAGGAACATCAGTCCGGTCTTGGTGGCCGAATAGCCCAGGCCCATCTGCAGATACAGCGAGACGAAGTAGAACGCACCGAACT
Proteins encoded in this window:
- a CDS encoding VOC family protein, whose product is MDDNNLAAAVIYRDAPTALEWLEKAFAFETTMAIDPPPDQPTMGHYEMDCGGGRIMVGSEWSDSARSPASVGGVNTQSLHIQLDGDIDAHCERARAAGATIVQEPEDQFYGDRTYRAADLDGHVWTFAQHLRDVSRSEAEAAIGTSIRAKNWS
- a CDS encoding LLM class F420-dependent oxidoreductase; this translates as MRIGVQLQPQHFTEYQQLRDAVATLEDLGVDVVYNWDHFFPLSGDPDGTHLECWTMLAAWAEQTSRIEFGALVTCNSYRNPDLLADMARTVDHISNGRLILGIGSGWFQRDYDEYGYEFGTAGSRLDDLGAALPRITERWSKLNPAPTRDIPILIGGGGEKKTLPLVAQYASVWHYFVDLETYRHKAGVLARACERIGRDPKDIAHNVAIPRGMGADGALAFVDQLTAEGVTEFTAELAAPEFDYTVIKALLRRRDAQ
- a CDS encoding DUF664 domain-containing protein — protein: MPFMAPPAETERAGLRGFLTQQLDGLRHTAFGLTEEQIRLAPTRSTLSIGGLLKHVALTVDAWSARAEAAPEAFHDPRLDAMAEGDDFLLGADETLASLLAAHDAAAARVLAVADSADLDAVAPTRPAPWFPEGFTGWTVRWILLHVIEEVARHAGHADIIREQIDGATGHPLIAAAEGLGDLGYVRPWTPPA
- a CDS encoding SRPBCC domain-containing protein, whose product is MTPPDASRVLVALRVPATPERAFATFTDRIDDWWVHNGLFQFTRGRTGTMVFETGPSGRLVERYDDGTEFVIGTVHAWDPPHGFVIGWRQAGFTPDQDTELHVSFAAVQAEPPSTRVTVQHFGWDTIPPENAARHGFPLPVFSLRFAQWWRDQLAGLAGRAG
- a CDS encoding HNH endonuclease signature motif containing protein, whose product is MSYSDDAFTLGRRVSTPLPPVFDGAVSGLSAAGAVARLRGLTVEQNRLEAERSAVLTRLYQLRDDARQVRAESSRRFVDDWDELVAEVGAALGTGRTAAGSAVHRGLDLRERCPRLFDLFATGAVSPTLVREVLRSSAAVLDERIVRAFDERITGWLTARSGQSLTVRAVADAAKSVLVGLDPAAARETPPSEPRERIEFHARADGLVDLEAVMPTDQALRLAAAVTPVAQSVCRADGRTLGQRQVAALVALAEGYETLGCRCGAESCELREARPRSGAASQEIAALAVIVLNETDLPGPAHLPDPAHKAGPAHKAEPAPDPAPAPDPASEPATAAHDVDRGGGGAVILTAEPGITGPVAVERARDMIARARTQWRVLGRRDPATGAVHVRGAGGYRPTWYQLLVMRLTYPTCVFPGCSTPADRCQADHVAEYDHDDPSQGGATTVAGRDAPGNLVPLCGFHHRIKTETGWISDVLPDGTVEWRHPAGGIHTVPPGASRALLPGLERIIWDAPDPGPAAPKNPDGLASAAKRRAKARRALRARNRLLRHERRDRRRADAEARARERERAAAEAAGETYDATAPLSPPPF
- a CDS encoding aldo/keto reductase: MLPTRTLGDLRVSALGLGCMGMSHAYGTPDLDESRATLDAALDAGVTLFDTADMYGNGANEEFLGPFVRANRERIVLATKFGFVNDENQRPIGIDGRPERVAGCVDASLRRLGVDVIDLYYLHRVDPQVPVEETVGAMAEQVAAGKVRALGLSEARADDIRRAAAVHPIAALQSEFSIFTRDVEDGPLQAAREVGAGLVPFSPLGRGLLTADRKAVAAALDGNDFRNSIPRWQGENLEANLRLVDRIDAVAAELSSSGSTVTAAQVALAWVLAQGDDIVPIPGTTRRKHLADNLGAADVTLSGAQLAELTELSAVGSRLPQRTLQQR
- a CDS encoding ABC transporter ATP-binding protein is translated as MTETATSAPHVLNIDHVDLIRTGRALLDDVSLTVRRGEHWVLLGANGAGKSTLLGLCGAVTHPTRSTVDVLGKRLGRVDMRELRTHIGHVNPRHRLDEPLTVRDVVITGVTNTPEFPPRWAPTEAQRSRAEALVETLGMSRHIESRWPTLSQGERGRALIARALMGDPALLLLDEPATGLDLAARERLLTTVDGARRAHPELASILVTHHLEEIPTTTTHAVLIRDGRITAAGAVDDVLTTEAISHAFDHPISITRQDGRWTARS
- a CDS encoding ArsR/SmtB family transcription factor, which translates into the protein MTAPQLDATLAALSDPVRRRVVELLADGPRRPGELAEETGASPSTLSKHLRVLRTSGLVTEEHPAHDARVRIYTLRSAPMAELRGWLEAAERGWAQQLTAFQDLLAEES
- a CDS encoding LysR family transcriptional regulator is translated as MTADGRPGSSASDDLVRFITLAETAHMTDAAAALRITQPTLSRTLARLEADLGAPLFDRRHGRLVLNASGEIYLDHARRAHAELEAARAQIADLRSPSQGTIRLSFLHSFGVALVPRLVSGFREREPRVSFALSQFAAGTVTERVLADEADLAIVSPRPATSAVAFGLLAVQRLALAVPAGHPLAGRASVHLSEAADADFITMHPEFGLRRILEERCAAAGFRPRIAFESSESFTVAGLVAAGLGVALLPVDQDPLWPPGMVLVPMSGPAPTREVGLIWRPDTALPRAVRAFRDYALAQAE
- a CDS encoding MFS transporter, with amino-acid sequence MSATVDSPRTAPLRAGTPAYRRTTLALFVAGLTTFGSMYSTQAVLPELTRVFGAAPAVSALAVSVTTGLLALAIIPVSALSERFGRTRVMTVSAVAAVVLGLLIPLAPTLPVLLVLRALQGIALAGVPAVAMAYLAEEVDGRDLGGAMGRYIAGTTIGGLLGRVVTAVGLDVLPWRGAMELFAIAAAVLTVVMIRTLPPSRFHEPVPVSVRTTVRGMLGHLRRPELATLFVLAFLLMGGFVSVYNFLGFRLLAEPFALAPAVVGLVFLIYLAGTWSSGRAGRLADRIGRRRVLLGSVTTMGAGLLVTLPDSTPAVLAGMVVFTAGFFAAHSVASGWVGLLATEHRAEASSGYLFCYYAGSSVLGASGGAAFAALGWAGLVVAVSVAVVAAFALVVVVLPGSASAPAER
- a CDS encoding methyltransferase domain-containing protein, coding for MTSSRWDPSQYLRFGDERTRPFLDLLARIPGGARTVVDLGCGPGNDVAPLRARWPEATIHGVDSSAEMIERARAEVADPRTSFEIGDAAAWRPAGERPDVIVSNAMYQWVDRHIDLLPAAADGAAHAFAFQVPGNQDAPSHALLWRLAAEHGVTDFRRIDVRAPAEYLAALLRPGWEVDVWESTYLHVLQGEDAVFEWISGTGARPVLARLHGAEREDFVTRYKAELNIAYPPQDFGTVLPFRRIFAVAVRR
- a CDS encoding MerR family transcriptional regulator — its product is MVAHTDELAAIVRSRGPLPNAAAILAGPAQEGPLTVAELAELVGITGHTLRYYERIGLVTVDRDGAGHRRYGPEAIARVIFLTRLRLSGMPIADITEYVHLVDGGEATVPARLALLTAHRARTVAQIEELQYSLAVIDYKIATYGGELGTCAGETADAFESHSQED